The DNA sequence ttattgcatcatgcttttaacgaaacctcattaccatagcccacagcactacttagtcagaatcattattttagcaactatatattttaggccatccacagcgaccgattttagttctttttacagccatgtcacatatacAATGAGAAATTAATTGTCTAATTCATTGCTtgcatcattcacaatgcaccgtcaacattacctttgtcatggcgctctttggccatacctgacccttgcgccataaaacactacacatcatcatgcTGCAGAgtaggaagcctcgagctcgcttctttcCGGCGCCGCTACGGCTGTGGGAGCCGCTGGagaccttctccatcggcgtcgccgccgctgggaggcggctctcaaaagttcagagatggcagaccagctctgggccgtctggcaagccgaagacgccgcccgagtccaaggacttcgagccgccacctgaggccaccacaacaaaaaacTGCCAGACCATTCATTAATACAGTTTGTTCTTCTTGGTTCGGCGCATTCCCGCATTTTTGAGGCCTAACTTTCCGACCTTCAACCTCCACCTTCCTCTCCCCCGCGCGAGCCTGGTCAGTGCTCCGATAGCTGTatgctgctgtgtcgaattggctACTCTCGTAGGCGCGGGGGAACGCGGCGGGGTCACTGTCGTCCctcttggatggatggatggatggatggatggatggatggatggatggatggatggatggatggatggatggatggatggatggatagatggatggatgggtgggtgggtgggtgggtgggtggatggatggatgaatggatggatggatggatggatggatggatggatggatggatggatggatggatggatggatggatggatggatgatggatggatagatggatgctatgagcgtcccctttgggacggggcggtgggttgcgccaccaagctcttgctattattctccctaatgttctacctaggttaaaaaaaaacactgtgaacTCCCACAATCAAATTTCCTGGCCCCCTATTGCGAacgttgcttttgtacgtctccgttttttttcgtttcactacttttcttccaccaatcttccaatcgcctcttactaatttatattttggacatgtttacttttccactgctctcgcctAACCAAAGTTcttgaaggaggccagtggtgcctaaatcgaccgctgggcagacgtcttcacgttctaataaaacatgctctattctttcgctagctttaccgcagcaagcacatgcttcttcttccttcttatatctcgctttataggttcgAGTTTTAAGGCAtctcgatctcgcttcgaaaagttatGAGCTTCCCTTTGTGTTATCCTAAATTGTTTctctcctgatttcgttttttcctcttaaatagttactcatagcaggtttcttttccattgccgccacccatgagattatttcagccgctctgactttccgcttgacgttctttgttgctgtgttgcccaccctacagaccgcatacttgctggtttGCTTCCTAGTGCTTTTCCTCTACTGTCTTGTCTCCCTCCGTCGCTGCCCCAAAAGAACGCGGTCGAGCAAGGTCCTGCGGGGGAGAGTGTATCGTTTACGCCGTTTTCTTATTTCATCCTTTCTTTGTACCGTTTCCTTCTATGCATAGCTAGCGCACCGACTGGGTGGCGTGGATGGCGTGAGTGCTTGCagtcttgtccgttcttgtcGATGCACTGATATTGTGAAAAATCCTCGCTTGCGGTCAACATTCCTACTGAGAAACCTAgatcttgaaatacgcagcaaagTGGCCTCGGATTTTCGCGAGTGTTAGAAATTATTATACGCGAAACAACAAATAGAAAAAAGTCGGCGCTggtggccaccgtcttcgatgtgaGATGAACTGGGATACACAGAAGCGTGAGTTTTACAATGGTGAGAGCATTTGTGTTGCGCATGTTCTAAGTTTTATAAGTAGCCAGACGAAGTGAATTAGGAAATGACGCATTAAGTTGTGTGTCTTACTAGTAAGGTTGTTTCAAAGGGCTAAACTTCAGGATACTCTTGCCTTTTAAATTATGTCCAGCTGCTCAAcgctttttcttttcgcttttttaATTCCACGGTTTGCGTGTATATTACTTTTGAAGTTTTAACATTTCTCATGGTTTCGCTGCGTCCttaattttgatttttttttttcattcatgctCAGCACTGCATCGATTTTGGACGGCCTAAAGGACAATGTGTGGTGGCAATTGCAACATTATATTGCGCTTGCCTGCTATAATCTTGGGGTATTGATGTGCGGATTATACATTCAGGTTGACTAGAAATTTAAATGTTTTTTATGTGTAGTGATTACATTTCAAATGTGATAATACATATTATTCAATACCCTTTATTTAAATGAATACATTTTCATATAACCGCTGGGtcgttgtcgatttctctgtagtGGCGGAACGCAATTATTTGAGGAATAAGCAGTCAATCTTAAATGAAATGGTGGTCTTCACAGCTGGAAGATGCTGCTATCGCTGTAAGTGAGCGCACAGCCAAAGAATCACTGAAATATGCagtcttattttatttatttctggccCCCGAAAATTTAGCGCTGATAAATTTCTCCTGTAGACCTCTCAACTTTTACTGAGCAGAAACGCTGTGAGCAGAATTAACAATTCTTTTGTGATGTTTTAGGATCAATGTTATAAACTGCTGCCAACCAAAGCAATATCACGCGGtttatatattactgaaacagccctggctaatgtagagtgtCTGTAATTACCTGGCTCATTTTATTCGTAGCCTTTGAATAGGGCCCGGAGTAGAACCCGTATAAATCTCTGTGAGTTTTACTCAAATTCCAGGGCTTTGATTTTATCATGCCATGTGTGCTGCCTGATCCTCCTAGTCATGCCGAAGAATcgcgcttcttctcactgttataggtcaagcatcatttccagcaaACACACGCGGCAATGTttctttgcgtataataaatgCATATTTTTGCTAGCGCTGCCTGACGCAACTGCTCGGATTTCACATGAAAAATTTTGCACGTAGGccgcattgcgtctacagtgtcTGAAACTAGGATTTTGTGCTGTAGTAGGTTCTGCTGCAATGTTTTCATTAGAAAGTGCTGTGTTGACTAGGTGTGGGTTttaaacaaggcggacggatcctgcgcattttatgttTGTGTTCTAAATATTGTCCGTTACACCTTCTACAATATATACCATATATGTTGAAATATTAAAgagtgttacctgacaaatctcttgcaatattttttttttattcacgccTTCGAACTCTCTTCTCAAACTTCTATTCTTGCACTATGGCAATTTTTCAACATAAAAACattgccacatacatttgtcacaCCAACATATCTCAtaatatttcttttcattttacagtgcaagcatctcTTCCAAGTAAGCATGAAGTCGCTATGGGAAGTGGTAGCAAattcaacgaaaccaccgcgttatcgtggtccttGGAGGACTGAccagcccgccgtcatccaagcactgaaaaacctgcctaccgacgtcagctccctgccctgataGCCCTGGCCAGCTTACATTCCTGGGCACattgcccaattcctatcctgagggccCTGCCTGAACCACCGCCATCCACCTAGCTTCACGAGAACTGGCTCTTTTGGCGCCTGCCTGTAAATAAACGGTTGGAACACAACCGAGCGTCGCCCATTTAGGTTCACAGGAAATGCTTGTTTGTACAGATTTATTCgtaaataaactgtcataaatgttaatttcagtattattttattattatttgcatgtATAGGGCACTTCTGCTTCTCGATGTAATATCTTTccgtcgagctttcctagctactattggGGCAGACAGTATGGGGAAAATTGATATAAAAAATTCCGCTAGCAAAGGTTCGCGGTAAAAATGGCTGCGTACTCTAGAGCCAGCGTATTTACAATATTCGTCATGTAAACGGCATTGGCTCAAaactggcattaataatggcaacgatatggctcaacactgatactacgctggcagcacaatggctgctaCATTGGCACAATATTCGTCCAGTCTTGGCTTTAAccctgggccagcattggattgggttgcactttgtcaatatgccaacattggttGAAGAGtagtaccaatttctgccagaaTTGGGCCATGCTAGGaccattgctggtgtgctgcctggggcCGCTTCGCGTGCCGTGTGCCGAAGGCCACGGGGCTGGCGGTGGGCTCTCCGCCGGTGGTTGCGGGCGGCTTCAACACCCCGCACCGCGAGTGGGGCTACCCATCGTTGACCGCGAACGGGAGCGACCGATGGCAAACAGCCGCCGATCACGCGCTCGTGCTCTTGACAGACCCGTCCTTCCCCACCAGAACGAGCACTTCAATCACTAGGGACGCCACGCCGGATCTCACCTTTGTCATGGGGGTGGGGCCGACCTCGTGGATAGTAACCTGCACGAGAACTCAGGTAACGATCACTTCGTTTTGACCACTTCCTTCGAGGTGTCGAATTTAGGGTCACGGATTACCTCTTTCGCAAAATCAGGAAGGGAAAGACGGTGGCTCACACAGGGTTTAACGAATGGCTGTCGCAACTGAAAAGCGCGTGGGCAGGTCCTCAAGGCACAGATCTCAATGTGGACAGAATGGACAGTCGTCTCGCCCACCTCCTCGAAGTCAAGGCTGCTCACCTGGGCAGGTGGAAGGGGCAATGGCCAAATCGTAGACTCCGTAAGAGATAGCTGAACTGAATCGCACCATtgaggaacactgtcgcgcgctcACAATGTAACAGTGGGACGAGATTTGTCATTCGGTCGACGGGTAAATGCGCACTGGAAgcaagtggaacctcctgaaGCAGCTCCTAGACGAATAGGCCTCCAAGTTCAAGCAGAGACTAGTTATGGATAGGGCTTTGCACGAAGCCAAACAGGAGGGCTCCACGGTGGGAAGCATTATCCCGTTGTTGGCCGACAGATACCTCTACCCACGGTCCCCTCGTGCGACGCGGATCAGCCTCGTTGCCGGGTCCTCCAGAGGGATGGCCTGGACGCTCCTCTCTCTAAAAACGAGGTCAGGGAAGCCCTTTTTAACCTTAACTGCCGATCGGCCCCAGGGCCGCATGGCATTTCGAACAGGCTACTTCACATTCTGGACGAAGAGGCCATCGCCACATTAACGGACGAGATCAATCGTGTGTGGGACTGAGTTGACATCCTCGACGATTGGAAGTTCGCGTCGGTAGTTCTCATTCAAAAGCCAGGTCGGGACCCCAGCCTAAACAACCTCCGACCAATCTCGCTCACTTCGCGCGGGGAAAGGTCGCGGAGAATGTCATTCACAACCGGATATCTAGGTACATCGAAGAACGAGAACTCTTCTCCTACAACATGGTGGGCTTTCGCCCGTCCTAGTCAACTCAGGACGTCGCGAAACTCATTAAGCACCACATCATCAATAGGGACACCAGAGACGTCAGGGGTATTCTTGAGCTGGACCttgaaaaggccttcgataacattTCTCATATAGACGTCCTCGGTTCCGTTTTGGACATGAGCCTTAGGTCCAAGTTGCACGGGTTTGTCAGTTCGTTCTTTTGGAGCAAGCGCGCCATTGTCAATATGGGCGTGGCCAAGTCTGATCCATTCGAACTAGGGGTGAGGGGAACTCATCAGGGGTCGATCATCTCGCCCTTTCTCTTCAACGTCGTCATGCGCGGCCTTTCCGCGCGTCTCTCCGATGTTGACCGTGTTAATCACGCTCTTTATGCCGATAACATCACCGTGGGGTGCGATGGCGGCAGTGAAGGCAGAGTCGAGGAATCGCTACAGGCGGCCCTCAGCTGCACGGGGAAGTTCTTGGCGGGCACGGGGCTCCAGCTTTCGCCGTCCAAGTCCGAACTCTTTATGTATCGACCGACAAGAAGGAGGCGCATTCCCAAAGGGCAGGTCCCCTTCGGGGAGGTCGACATCTCCATTCGTACGGTCATCGGGCAGGTCATTCCCAGGGTGAAGATCATCCACGTACTCGGTATGTTAATCGAGGCAAACGGTAGTAACGGACAGACAATCGCTCGTATCGCCACCAAAACGGACAACATGGTCAGGCTCATCACTAAGGTCTCCAACAGTCGCGGAGCGCCGGGAGAAGACAACCTCCTTAGGTTGTACCACGCCTTCCTAATGAGTCCATCACGTACGCGGCCGCCGCGCATCGCTGGCACGGATACGAGGGCAAAGCTCGAAGCGAttatgcgcaagagcatcaaaatggtgcttggAATCCCCATGGGCACCAGCACGGAGAAGTTCATGcagctgggagtccacaacacccTCGACGAGGTTGTCGAGGCAGAGCAAAGGTCCCAGGTTGTCAGGCTCTCTTCCTCGCCTGCGGGGAGGCGGATCCCGAAGGCTGCAGCCCACTGCCGCCAGGGAAAGGCGGTGCGCGCTCGACCTGGGGACGCGGGAGGCCGTCGTGGTCTCGCCGTTTCCGCGCAACGTCCACTCGTCACACAGTGTAGGCACATGCCAGGCCAGGGCGGCTGCACTGCTCGGATTCGTCGCCGGTGACCCACGATCGGTCACATTCATCAACTCCGCCCAATACAGTTCGTCCGGCCGCTTCGTGGCGTCCGTGGTAGATCACAGGGGTTAACCCCGTCGGTGCGGGGCTTTTTCCTGCACTGGCGGAACAGGTCGCGGTGGCCCTCGCCCTCCGGGACGGGAGCAGATCGGAGGTCTACACGGATTCCCGGGCGGCGGTCAGAGCCTTCGCCACGGGTTCGATCTCAATGGAGGCGGCCGCCCTGCTTCGCGGCAGGCGTGTCGCCCcccacgtcatcacttggtttccggcccacatggggcCACGGGTCTCCCCCGTcgttcccaacgccaacgagctggcccacGCCCGCGTGCACGAGCTCACTCACCTACCGCGCCGGGGAAATGCCGCTCGCGGGCGCGGGGCTCCACAAATACTCGCTCCACACGTTCAACGAGATTACAAAGCACTGTCAGCTCGGCAGGAGGGTCTATCCCCCGCCCCACGCCAAGCTCTCCAGGCCTCAGTCTTCCACCCTTCGCATGCTGCAGACCGGGTCCTATGCCAGCCTAGCCAGGGTCAGCAGGTACGCGGACTCGTTCGAGCCCGATTGTCCGgattgtggagatctcttatgcactttagaacacatgctctggcggtgtccctcGTTACTGGACCACGATCATCTCACCACGAAAGAAGAGTGAAAGGAGGCGCTCAAGAGCTCCAACCTCGCCACTCACCTATacgccgtccagagggcccgcggcgCGGTGGTCAGGCACGGCCTGCCCGTCCCGACGTaggagcggcccgcgacggctcctcaggacctgaataaagttcacTGCCTGCTTGCCAGTTTCTGTGGCGATGTGCGATGACAAATTGCTCCACTGAATGATCGTCCGAGGATATAATGAACCAGTATGAGAGGATGAATGACACTTTACGTGTTTAACTTTGAAAGAATCATCACGTCGTTAAAATATGGCATGAGGAAAGCGTTGTGAAATTGTTGTGAAGAGGTGGATGGTGATAgagcttatggaaaagtgttaaACGAGCAAGTTTATGGCGATACAATAGGTTTTCCAGTTCGGCACGGTTTTTTAGTTCTGAGACGCTTGTATAGGATGAGCATagtccgaaaaaataaaacgaaccGCATGGCTCCGCAAGGATTCGATGTTAGTTACAACGTAGGCCTGATCGAGGTCCCAAATTCACACAGAATATTCAATTTTATGGCTTATTAGAGCAGCACAAACAAGCTTTTTTGTGGATAGGAGCATGtttgaggttacgtttaagaagacCAAGTGAGTGGTTAGCAGACGCAAGGGTGAGGTAAACATGGTGATACCATGTTAACTCACACTTAATGTGCACCCAGGCACGTAACCAGGATTTTAttttgggaagggggggggggctagtcaCGGTAACTTTTCTGTGtaaattagggggggggggctaccttTACTAGTGTATATGTGAATAATGcgcaccattcgccataaaaacgcgtaaacccgcaaaagaaatgaaataaggtgtatttcacaggtatacgcctgtgagatagacctctcctttgcttgaaaaacaaggaaccacatcaaatgaactcgcgcaggaagaacactgccaagaacaagttaacaagcgaaagtgtaaaataaatatttttagtAGCGTTACCTTTAATTAGCTCTGGAGAAatacagagaaatatatatttgcggaacaatcacagttcttttggatccctcgtttattgCTCTAGCAAATTAAAACCGACTCGTATCCTTATTTGCGAAGTTGCGtgacgatgcgtggctgccagtcccgtacaaccgcgtagagtgccggacgctgcggttctagacgtactgcgtccacctcggaaggttagaaaaacacccacataagcatagcagagaagtggctacgtcaggcggttagactgataacggtagaagcgtcattcaaaacacctGGAACCCCTCCAATTCTGGCGGTGTTTTCTCTGCTCCTTTTTTAAATAATAAGATGTTCATTCATAAATAGTTTCACAAGCaaaggttaaatttgttaattttcgtttttcGTTCCTGTTTGGCTATTGCGTCGGCTCCCTCCCTTAGtatatcgcttaatttctcaactccttgctacTCTTTCTTCCAGTTGCCAActttgcatgaaaagtgctgtGCAATTATGCAAAAACCAGACCAGGTAACGGGTGACGCTCATAttccttatgggtttaacggttctTGCAGGGTTTAATCATCGACGCTGTTTCGAgtgattttattttccactttaTCTAACCTATGTCGccggtatatggttccgaggatatgccagcgtcgtggcgagccgtcactcgaggaaataatgaagcaaaaggaaaagtttatttatttatttgtttatttatttaaataccttCAGGGCCCGTGGgtattacagaagggagtggaatgCATGAAAAACAAATGTATTACCACAGAAATACGGCATACAGAAAACAGAAACAACAGTTTACTATGTTGCAGCAAAATGCATATTACTCAAAATAAACAATAACTTCAATAGGAGATTTAAACATGTCACTGTCGATAATTGCGGCAATTGAGGTGGGCAGGCGGTTCCAATCGTTACTTGTCTTAGGAATGAATGAGTAAAAATATGAGTTAGTTCGAGAAAATGGGAAGCCTACTTTACTAAGGTGATCTCTACAGGATGAAATGAACTCTGGCTCTGATAGAAGGACTTATTTAAGATGGCGATGATTATAAACTTTGTGACAGAGTGATAACCGAGGCACTTTTCTCCGTAAGGAAAGAGAAAGGTTCAAAGTAGCTTTCATGGTGAACACACTAGACAGACTAGAGTAGTTGCGAAGTATTAATCTTCCGCTGCGATTCTGCACCGATTCCAAAGTTTGAATGATACACTCAAGACCGGGATCCAACACCGAGCATGCATATTCCAGTTTTGGGTATACGAGCGGTTTATAGAGTAAAAGGTTTAATAAAGATGATGCCATAGAGAAATCACGCCTTAAacaaccaagcatgcgattggcattgttggcaacgcaactggcgttttctccggccgcaactcgttccacgagcatacaaaCCAGCCGACAACGAATTGAATCCAGTttctggtccctggatcagtctaaaaaaagaaggttgaactaacgaagcaacagtgatgcgcgtgcccgttgcaatagatggtgacaactgaacgcatctcgagttaatcacgGGGGGACCGAATccatgagaaaactggccttcacaccccaggagatgccgataactaccgccatccaaaaggagtgaaagaggcagcaaaatgttgaatGCCGATTAGCCATCAAGTTTCAAgtttgatttggcggcgctttagcaatgtgtgtgaggagtggcgGCGCGggcaggggggaggggaggagtaTGCCGCTTATGGGAGtttcggggtgggggggggaccGGGcgcccccttgggtacgtgcctgtgtgCACCCCAAGGTGCTTATAAGTTGTTGTTAGTTCTACAATGTTTCTATTAAGAATGTAAGTGGTTGGAATGCGAGATTTACGACGAGTGAAATACATATTTTGTATTAGAAacgttaagggtcattaaccagcATGAGCACCATGTGCTTATTGCATTGAGGTCAGTTTGTAGGGATTGGCGGTCAGTGTCATTGGTAACGTTACGGCAAATTACGCAATCACTGGCAAAGAGTCGAACTCTGTACCCTGCACAggcaggcaaatcattaatatagattagaatcGAGCTAATCGAAAAAGTTTAAAGCTCGATGGAAATGCTGTCCAAAAAATATGATGAAATAACCACAAATATTGCTTCTCAGAGCAGACAGCTTGCTGCTCTCAGGAAACACTCTGATGAAATAGACACACGTCTTGCGGCGAAGGACACAGAAATCGCGCAGCTGCAGACAGCGGTCACAAATTTGGAGATTTATTCTAGAAGGAATAATATCGAAATTCATGGCGTGAAACCTGGTGGTAATGAAGACCTTAACATTGTTTTGAAATCACTAGCAGAAAAACTCGATATAGCATCAATGACTGCTGATTGTATTGATGCAGCTCATAGGCTGCCAGCTAGGGAAGAAAGGATACCACCCATAATCGTTAAATTTACTTCAAGAATACAAAGAGACACATGGTATAGCAAACGTAGAATCTTGCTAAAGGAAAACATTTTCATCAATGAGAACTTGACGGCTGAAACAAGGAGACTGCTCTGGCAGGCAAAGCAAGTTGCAAAGGCTAAGGCATTCAAGTTTGTGTGGACTAAGAATGGAATGGTTTTCATGAGAAAAACTGAAGGATCTGGCGCGAAGAAAATTGTCAGCGAAGCTGACCTATTAAGGTTGAATTAGTCATGCCCACAGCGCTCAATTCATTCGCGGAATGGGTACAAAGAAGGTCACGCTCTAATGGCTGCACTGCACCATTTCTAGAGCTTGTGCACACTGATATCAGAAGCATTAAAAAGCACTGGGATTCATTAAACGTGTACCTGAGCGAAGTATTGCAATACTTGGACATCCTCATATTAACAGAGATAAATATAACGCAGTCCGAATCTGCAGCGTTTGTTCTCAAAGGTTTTCAGTCACATTCAAAGTGCCGTGACCTGAGCAAGGGCGGTGGCGTCTATGTTTTTGTTAGAAACGAATGGATAATGGAAGTAAATTCTGCTGACTTTACCGCAGCGGAAGTCGTTCCCTTTACATTGTGCAAGCCTAAAGCTACTTTCCTGGTATTAGCAGTATACAGACCGCCTAATTCTGATCTGAAAGTATTTTTATCTGAATTGTCTACATTCCTCACTAAACATGCTCGTCATAACATAATTATAGCGGGAGATATAAACATTGATATCACCAAACCAAGAAAACAGGGAGTCGCTGACTATGTAGATCTGCTTTCAGCCCATGGTTTGGTACATCTTATACACGATTTCACCCGTGAAGAACTTGTAGCTTCTCGCCTCACGAGATCATGCATTGATCATATAGCGTCGAGATGCCCACACCTTGAAACCGAGGCGGTAGTTATACACAAAAAAGTGGCAGATCATTATTTCACGGCCTTGCGTGTTATAGATACTATCGCTCCTGAAGATGACGTAAATCACGTGGGGTACTTCATAGACGACGGAAAAGTAGATAAGCTAGTCAGAAACTTTGACTGGACGACAttaatatttgtggttttacgtgccaaaaccaatttctgattatgagtcacgccgtagtggaggactccggaaattttgaccacctggggttctttaacgtgcacctaaatctaagcacacgggtgttttcgcatttagcccccatcgaaatgcggccgccgtggccgggattcgatcccgcgacctcgtgctcagcagcccaacaccatagccactgagcaaccacggcgggtgactggACGACATTAGACACATCCAACCATGTGACAACGTATAATCAATTGGCAAATCAGTTTAGTACGTTCTTTTTACTGGCCACGAAAAAAGTTAACTTGAAACGCAGAAATCCGAGGAAGAAATGGATAACGGCATCCGTTATAGAACTATCTTACCAAAAAGATAGATTATGGAGGCTTTGTAAAAGTTACCCGACAAATCTAGATCTGCACAAAGAATATCGAACCGCACGTAACAAGCTTACTGCTCAGTTACGAATAAGTAAACGGGAATACTACGCTGGAAAATTCTCACGGTGTCGCAGTAACGTAAGAAAGACATGGGGCTTGTTGCATGACTTGGCGGGAAAGCCTGAACGTAAAAATCTAGATGATGGCTTGCTGAAAACATTTTCGCCTGCAGAGTCATTGGACATTGCGAACtcctttaaagatgcctttgaACTATCACAAACAAAATTAAAACATCAGTCTTCTAGAACTCCGAGTTTAAATTACCTAGGGCAGATGATTCCAAACTCTGCTGTTCTACCATCCATTAATGCAAGTGACCTGTGGGACTTGATCAACGCAATTCCACTCAACAAACCGGCAGGTTATGACC is a window from the Dermacentor variabilis isolate Ectoservices chromosome 3, ASM5094787v1, whole genome shotgun sequence genome containing:
- the LOC142575036 gene encoding uncharacterized protein LOC142575036 gives rise to the protein MSLRSKLHGFVSSFFWSKRAIVNMGVAKSDPFELGVRGTHQGSIISPFLFNVVMRGLSARLSDVDRVNHALYADNITVGCDGGSEGRVEESLQAALSCTGKFLAGTGLQLSPSKSELFMYRPTRRRRIPKGQVPFGEVDISIRTVIGQVIPRVKIIHVLGMLIEANGSNGQTIARIATKTDNMVRLITKVSNSRGAPGEDNLLRLYHAFLMSPSRTRPPRIAGTDTRAKLEAIMRKSIKMVLGIPMGTSTEKFMQLGVHNTLDEVVEAEQRSQVVRLSSSPAGRRIPKAAAHCRQGKAVRARPGDAGGRRGLAVSAQRPLVTQCRHMPGQGGCTARIRRR